A single genomic interval of Rosistilla ulvae harbors:
- a CDS encoding dihydrodipicolinate synthase family protein has product MDIERRISRRTIIKATAAGGASVAAGSLLSASPLQGADDAAVADPKVRGPFPILSTPFTASGEVDYDVLAQQAKFVSWGGCPGMIWPQSGDSVDLLTTEEKMKGMEVLAKTTRDLPASLCLGVQGKDTAEMLAFAEHAEKLEPEAIISRPPDSGKSEEDLRQYWKALAAVARRPVILQTTGGVAYKGPLPSPELMIDLAREFPHFGYIKEEAGNVLARMKVSLAAMPPVRRVFSARGGFHWLEESRLGSEGVITERAVYADVLTRFWELQQSGDDPAALQDLFDKFTQMVKLKPGSLRGTNLYIWKKRGVFKNLLSRNYGPKKSIPAEPKLSEFKMSEAQIAEADAKFAALGPYLKTVTPDLDNPA; this is encoded by the coding sequence ATGGATATTGAACGACGGATTTCGCGAAGGACGATCATCAAAGCAACGGCTGCGGGAGGAGCGAGCGTGGCCGCCGGATCTTTGCTCTCGGCGTCTCCTTTGCAGGGGGCAGACGATGCGGCGGTTGCGGATCCCAAGGTCCGCGGGCCCTTCCCCATCCTGTCGACTCCCTTCACTGCATCGGGAGAAGTCGACTACGACGTCTTGGCTCAGCAAGCAAAGTTTGTGTCTTGGGGCGGGTGCCCCGGAATGATTTGGCCGCAGTCGGGCGACAGCGTCGATCTGTTGACGACGGAAGAAAAGATGAAGGGGATGGAGGTGTTGGCCAAGACCACGCGCGATCTCCCTGCATCGCTCTGCTTAGGCGTCCAGGGTAAAGACACCGCCGAGATGCTCGCCTTCGCCGAGCATGCTGAAAAGCTGGAACCCGAAGCGATCATCTCGCGGCCGCCCGACTCGGGCAAGTCCGAAGAGGATCTTCGACAGTACTGGAAAGCTCTTGCCGCCGTCGCCCGCCGGCCTGTCATCCTGCAAACGACCGGCGGCGTTGCTTATAAGGGACCGCTCCCATCGCCCGAGTTGATGATCGACCTGGCTCGCGAATTTCCGCACTTCGGCTACATCAAAGAAGAAGCTGGCAACGTCCTTGCACGCATGAAAGTCTCGCTGGCCGCGATGCCGCCGGTGCGACGCGTGTTCAGTGCGCGAGGCGGATTTCATTGGTTGGAGGAATCGCGTCTGGGCTCCGAGGGTGTGATCACCGAACGAGCCGTCTATGCCGATGTGTTGACTCGGTTTTGGGAGTTGCAACAAAGTGGAGATGATCCCGCGGCGCTGCAGGATCTGTTCGATAAGTTCACTCAGATGGTGAAACTGAAACCGGGCAGCCTGCGAGGTACCAATCTGTACATCTGGAAAAAGCGTGGCGTCTTCAAGAACCTGCTGTCTCGCAACTACGGCCCCAAAAAATCGATCCCCGCCGAACCGAAGCTGTCCGAATTCAAAATGAGTGAAGCTCAGATCGCGGAAGCTGACGCGAAGTTTGCTGCTCTGGGGCCTTATTTGAAAACGGTTACTCCCGATCTGGACAACCCTGCGTAA
- a CDS encoding ExbD/TolR family protein, giving the protein MAYQRRSGEEATINLTPMIDVVFLLVIFFMVGAKFTDQEGSIKVNVPGVGNLQSITRGPDQRVVDVLADGSLLLDKNPVAINQLQQTLTSAAAQYADTSVVVRGDGQGNFQAIAEVLQVVRQAGITDMGIAVRMQR; this is encoded by the coding sequence ATGGCATATCAACGACGCAGTGGCGAAGAGGCGACGATCAATCTGACGCCGATGATCGATGTCGTCTTCCTGTTGGTGATCTTCTTTATGGTCGGGGCGAAGTTCACCGACCAAGAGGGGAGCATCAAGGTTAACGTGCCGGGAGTGGGGAATCTGCAATCGATCACTCGGGGGCCCGACCAACGGGTTGTCGATGTCCTCGCTGATGGGTCGTTGTTGCTGGACAAGAATCCAGTTGCTATCAATCAATTGCAGCAAACCCTAACGAGTGCGGCCGCTCAATATGCCGATACGAGTGTAGTAGTGAGAGGCGATGGGCAAGGCAATTTCCAAGCGATTGCCGAAGTCCTGCAAGTCGTTCGCCAGGCCGGAATCACCGATATGGGAATCGCTGTTCGAATGCAGCGATAG
- a CDS encoding prenyltransferase/squalene oxidase repeat-containing protein, whose product MKSITDSTLAQTPWLAFLAVMAMVLVVATWVLWRRQSGRRRPKAAIACAVLSVLIHSSLFWFVPTKDQPGKGTGDAPGEIDGNAPVMVTIADVESFDPDQSASLDETPETFVPPLELPTPEADPQPAVVTAPAPSELPMQTSTDPPEFAAEPIELNATHAEIDQMMTDLLLADATLSQADAPEPMPTPEPPMPKPAAATPQPTEPLAAQPASAASGVPVPTQTVATPVASPRPDDFANRRGPARRSALIATGGDDRTEAAVAAGLRFIASRQRPDGIWDPTTTGAGQERMPLGENRNGAGKRAETGLTGLALLSLMGSGYTHLEGPYNDNVARGLQALLNRQANDGSMGGPAGTYARMYCHSIATLSLGEAFALTRDPRLAQATADALSYSARIQHPSTGGWRYQPGDTGDTSQFGWQAMAMESGKQGGMNLDPQIDHRLRTFLSTVRAGRGGLASYRPKRPPSRTMTAEALASRLLLGHYVPPAEIAEAEAYILQELPGMGEDNFYYWYYASLALHQLQSPAWTRWNEAMKRRLLATQRSDGSWPTTSVWGGYGGEVYTTAMGCLCLEVYYRHLTLHQAPEKIANGAVRPLVR is encoded by the coding sequence ATGAAGTCAATCACCGATTCAACGCTCGCGCAAACGCCCTGGTTGGCGTTCCTCGCCGTGATGGCGATGGTACTGGTTGTTGCTACGTGGGTTCTGTGGCGACGGCAATCGGGCCGCCGGCGTCCCAAAGCCGCGATCGCGTGTGCGGTTCTTTCAGTCCTTATCCACAGCTCGCTGTTCTGGTTTGTGCCGACCAAGGACCAACCAGGCAAAGGGACCGGCGACGCGCCCGGCGAGATCGACGGCAACGCTCCGGTGATGGTCACGATCGCTGACGTCGAAAGCTTTGATCCCGACCAATCGGCGTCGCTCGACGAAACACCCGAGACCTTCGTCCCGCCGCTGGAGCTGCCCACGCCCGAAGCCGATCCGCAGCCGGCTGTCGTCACGGCTCCCGCGCCGTCGGAGCTGCCGATGCAGACGTCGACCGATCCGCCCGAGTTTGCCGCAGAGCCGATCGAGTTGAACGCGACGCACGCGGAGATCGATCAAATGATGACCGATCTGCTGTTGGCTGATGCGACGCTTTCACAAGCGGATGCACCGGAACCGATGCCGACGCCCGAGCCACCGATGCCGAAACCAGCAGCCGCGACGCCGCAGCCAACCGAACCGCTGGCCGCTCAGCCCGCCAGCGCCGCGTCGGGCGTCCCCGTGCCAACTCAGACAGTCGCGACGCCGGTCGCTTCACCACGTCCCGACGACTTTGCCAACCGTCGCGGCCCGGCGCGTCGGAGTGCATTGATCGCAACCGGCGGCGATGACCGAACCGAAGCTGCCGTGGCGGCTGGACTGCGGTTCATCGCATCGCGTCAACGTCCCGATGGAATCTGGGATCCGACGACGACCGGAGCGGGGCAGGAACGGATGCCCCTAGGTGAGAATCGCAACGGTGCGGGGAAGCGAGCCGAGACGGGGCTGACCGGGTTGGCGCTGCTGTCGCTGATGGGCAGCGGGTACACGCATCTCGAAGGACCGTACAACGACAACGTCGCCCGCGGCCTGCAAGCGTTGTTGAACCGGCAAGCGAACGACGGATCGATGGGGGGACCGGCCGGCACGTACGCGCGGATGTATTGCCACAGTATCGCCACCCTTTCGTTGGGCGAAGCGTTTGCGTTGACGCGCGATCCGCGGTTGGCTCAAGCGACAGCCGACGCGCTCAGCTATTCCGCTCGGATCCAACATCCGTCGACCGGCGGCTGGCGTTATCAACCGGGCGACACCGGCGACACCAGCCAATTCGGTTGGCAAGCGATGGCGATGGAGAGTGGCAAGCAGGGAGGGATGAACCTCGATCCACAGATCGACCATCGACTGCGAACCTTCCTGTCGACAGTCCGCGCCGGCCGCGGCGGTCTGGCGTCGTACCGCCCCAAGCGTCCGCCATCGCGAACGATGACCGCCGAGGCATTGGCGTCGCGGTTGTTGTTGGGACATTACGTTCCGCCGGCGGAGATCGCCGAAGCGGAGGCGTACATCTTGCAAGAGCTGCCGGGGATGGGCGAGGACAATTTTTATTACTGGTACTACGCCTCGCTGGCGCTACATCAGTTGCAGTCGCCGGCATGGACGCGTTGGAACGAAGCGATGAAGCGGCGGCTATTGGCAACCCAACGCAGCGACGGCAGCTGGCCGACGACCAGCGTCTGGGGCGGCTACGGCGGCGAAGTCTACACAACGGCGATGGGCTGTTTGTGTCTGGAAGTCTACTACCGACACCTGACGCTGCACCAAGCCCCCGAAAAGATCGCCAACGGCGCGGTGCGACCGCTGGTGCGGTAG
- a CDS encoding Gfo/Idh/MocA family protein: MMSRPSRRSFLKRAAASGFAASVTISGTKSSGQVIGANDRVRVAVAGINGRGQIHMGSFAAIKDVEVTHLVDPDSRLFASRSARLERQTGQKPKCVQDIRRVLEDPTVDAVSIATPNHWHALMTVWACQAGKDVYVEKPCSHNIYEGRRMVQAAEKYNRIVQHGTQWRSDPKWRTYTADIRAGKYGKLKTANIQIFRPRKSIGIKMHVTPPRELDYDLWVGPGPMSPFRDNLVHYRWHWMWEYGNGEIGNLGSHEFEMARWAMPENASPQSVISLGGRYGYKDQAETPNTQLTLYDFGETKLVCQQRGLHFDKPLKMSIDFHTADGVIREGHFYPHGKTQGEAIVGAPPSGLPENHARAHFKNFIDCVRSRNQSELASDVLDGHRTAVLAHLGNISYRLGEPMSFSGPPEGIAAHSLASESFDDMKRHLVEAGGVNLTKDSYQLGPLLRFDAQAEEFVAAAEANQMARGSYRESFQMPDVV, from the coding sequence ATGATGAGTCGACCTTCACGGCGGAGTTTTTTAAAGCGAGCGGCGGCAAGCGGATTTGCGGCTTCGGTAACGATCTCCGGAACTAAATCGTCCGGCCAAGTCATTGGTGCTAACGACCGCGTGCGAGTTGCGGTTGCCGGAATCAACGGTCGCGGGCAGATCCACATGGGATCCTTCGCCGCGATCAAAGATGTCGAGGTCACGCATCTCGTCGATCCCGACAGTCGGTTGTTTGCATCGCGTAGCGCGCGGTTGGAGCGACAGACGGGGCAAAAGCCTAAGTGTGTGCAAGACATCCGGCGGGTGCTGGAGGACCCGACAGTCGACGCCGTCTCGATCGCCACTCCCAATCATTGGCACGCGCTGATGACGGTTTGGGCGTGTCAGGCGGGGAAAGACGTCTACGTCGAGAAGCCATGCAGTCACAACATTTACGAAGGCCGACGCATGGTGCAGGCGGCGGAAAAGTACAACCGGATCGTCCAACATGGCACGCAGTGGCGTTCGGATCCAAAGTGGCGGACATACACCGCCGATATTCGGGCGGGGAAATATGGGAAGCTGAAAACCGCAAACATTCAAATCTTCCGTCCGCGGAAGAGCATTGGCATCAAGATGCACGTGACGCCACCGCGCGAGCTCGATTACGACCTGTGGGTTGGCCCCGGCCCGATGAGTCCCTTTCGAGACAACTTGGTCCATTACCGCTGGCATTGGATGTGGGAATACGGCAATGGAGAGATCGGAAACTTAGGCTCCCACGAATTCGAAATGGCTCGCTGGGCGATGCCGGAAAATGCCAGCCCGCAGTCGGTGATCAGTCTGGGAGGCCGGTACGGATACAAAGATCAAGCCGAGACACCCAATACTCAGTTAACGCTGTATGACTTTGGCGAAACCAAACTCGTCTGCCAACAGCGTGGGCTTCACTTCGACAAGCCGCTGAAAATGAGCATCGATTTCCATACGGCGGATGGAGTGATCCGAGAGGGGCACTTTTATCCCCATGGAAAGACGCAAGGGGAAGCGATCGTGGGAGCGCCGCCGAGCGGGCTGCCGGAAAATCACGCGCGAGCACACTTCAAGAACTTCATCGATTGTGTTCGCAGTCGAAACCAATCGGAACTCGCGTCGGATGTTCTCGACGGGCATCGCACCGCTGTCTTGGCTCATCTCGGCAACATCTCGTACCGCCTTGGCGAGCCGATGTCGTTCAGCGGTCCGCCCGAAGGAATTGCCGCGCACAGCCTCGCCAGCGAATCGTTTGACGACATGAAACGTCATCTGGTCGAGGCCGGAGGAGTCAATCTTACGAAGGATTCCTATCAGCTTGGACCGTTGCTTCGGTTCGATGCACAAGCCGAAGAGTTTGTCGCCGCCGCAGAGGCGAATCAAATGGCTCGCGGTAGCTACCGTGAATCGTTCCAGATGCCAGACGTCGTTTAA
- a CDS encoding tetratricopeptide repeat protein, producing MRKQAFSLNLRTIFTAFLITLSVSATAEDSFRAGLAELAAGSFEKAAATLAEFVKKNPEHPAAVQAMCGNGQALSAMGRNAEAADVFEAALKQRTNRVREAPIRLSCAKCQLHAGRYSAAAEHAHQAIQVSTSPSERAAAYPMLISALCEDERCSEAWLHLQKGADSGELDPNVTVSLAKKVAAGALKQGEAKTACEAFGWQMENDQDDRGKQEAALGYAWAQAALATTPTEAAEALLEYVDNYPKSPGAARALLAAARKQIDADQTPVAIELLQRLYAQYADASETVDGLTLLIQIAQKAGDEELLQETRAHLAQQHTDTPAARSVLHLAIADAAKSGDDAKFEAVASVVFNAGDPQLVAQTLDRLSETAGNEIVLRFADAGLQRMIDPQQHIVTGAIIDWLFEHQHWSVITEATAKMPAEVLVSNQYQGAVIAESLQRLGSSKAAYDLFTRLAAGSEPTFVVLLRRSELAVQVGSVDEATQAIAAATAAAESSRDRQYVQIVAAQLAIRRADFDSSRKLLDTVVLSPAADQRLRGRAQWLIGETYFMQRDYRAAIDAYRRCETLFPESGWGAAALLQAGKAFEKMGNFRDAAVCYTSLLNKHAKSPYARLASRRLGWIGNETTR from the coding sequence ATGCGCAAACAAGCGTTTTCCCTGAATCTTCGCACGATTTTCACGGCGTTTCTAATCACTTTGAGCGTCTCCGCGACGGCGGAGGATTCGTTTCGGGCCGGGCTGGCCGAATTGGCTGCCGGTTCGTTCGAAAAGGCGGCGGCGACGCTGGCTGAATTCGTCAAGAAGAATCCCGAGCATCCCGCTGCCGTTCAGGCGATGTGCGGAAACGGCCAAGCTCTCTCGGCGATGGGACGCAATGCCGAAGCGGCGGACGTCTTCGAAGCTGCACTGAAACAGCGGACCAACCGCGTTCGCGAAGCTCCCATCCGTCTGAGTTGCGCCAAGTGCCAGCTGCACGCCGGCCGCTATTCCGCCGCCGCCGAACACGCGCACCAGGCGATCCAGGTCTCCACATCGCCCAGCGAACGGGCGGCCGCTTATCCGATGTTGATCTCCGCCCTGTGCGAAGATGAGCGATGCAGCGAAGCCTGGTTGCATCTGCAGAAAGGAGCCGACTCGGGTGAACTCGATCCCAACGTCACCGTCTCGCTAGCAAAGAAGGTCGCCGCCGGCGCGCTGAAGCAGGGCGAAGCCAAGACGGCGTGCGAAGCTTTTGGCTGGCAGATGGAAAACGATCAAGACGACCGCGGCAAACAGGAAGCCGCTCTCGGCTACGCCTGGGCTCAAGCCGCATTGGCAACGACGCCGACCGAAGCGGCCGAAGCGTTGTTGGAATACGTCGACAACTATCCCAAGTCGCCCGGCGCCGCGCGAGCTTTGCTAGCTGCGGCACGGAAGCAGATCGACGCCGACCAGACGCCGGTAGCTATCGAGTTGCTGCAACGCTTGTATGCCCAATACGCCGATGCTAGCGAGACCGTCGACGGCCTGACGCTGCTGATCCAGATCGCTCAGAAGGCTGGCGACGAGGAACTGCTGCAAGAAACACGAGCTCACTTGGCTCAACAACACACCGACACTCCCGCCGCTCGCAGCGTATTGCATCTGGCGATCGCCGACGCGGCAAAATCGGGGGACGACGCAAAGTTCGAAGCGGTCGCGTCGGTCGTCTTTAACGCGGGCGATCCGCAGTTGGTCGCTCAGACATTGGACCGCTTAAGCGAGACGGCGGGGAACGAGATCGTGCTGCGATTTGCCGACGCGGGACTGCAACGGATGATCGATCCGCAGCAGCACATCGTCACCGGAGCGATCATCGATTGGTTGTTCGAGCACCAGCATTGGTCGGTGATCACCGAAGCGACAGCCAAAATGCCAGCCGAGGTGTTGGTAAGCAACCAGTACCAGGGAGCTGTGATCGCCGAGAGTTTGCAGCGTTTGGGAAGTTCTAAGGCAGCTTATGACTTATTCACGCGATTGGCGGCCGGTTCCGAGCCGACATTTGTAGTGTTGTTGCGGCGATCCGAACTGGCGGTGCAGGTCGGTTCGGTCGATGAAGCTACACAGGCGATTGCCGCGGCGACGGCCGCAGCCGAATCGTCTCGCGATCGGCAATACGTGCAGATCGTGGCAGCTCAGTTGGCCATTCGCCGCGCCGACTTTGATAGCTCGCGAAAACTACTCGACACCGTGGTGCTGTCCCCCGCAGCGGATCAACGCTTGCGTGGCCGAGCCCAGTGGTTGATCGGCGAAACCTATTTCATGCAGCGAGATTACCGTGCCGCCATCGACGCCTACCGCCGCTGCGAGACGTTGTTCCCCGAATCGGGATGGGGAGCCGCGGCGTTGCTGCAAGCCGGCAAGGCGTTTGAAAAGATGGGTAACTTTCGCGACGCCGCCGTTTGCTACACAAGTCTGCTGAACAAACATGCCAAATCACCATACGCTCGTCTGGCCAGCCGCCGCCTCGGCTGGATCGGCAACGAAACGACTCGCTAA
- a CDS encoding ABC transporter permease: MLLPWEYGVRNLARRPVRTGLTLLALATVVMLVFVVVGFIRGLEQSLSVSGDDDVVLVYSVNSEENIENSSIAARSPALLSASLGGTWKRFGVDHVSPELYLGTRVSTSDQENGLGLVRGVTYRAPLVRRGVKIVDGAWPEQGEVIVGRLASAKLGSHSDALAIGQTIQFEGATWTVSGHFAAEGAAYESEIWCDLSAFQTVTKRQDLSLVAMLLAPGASAAEIELFCKERTDLELRALRESDYYASLQQHYRPVRLLAWFVVALVSGAGVFAGLNMMYGAVAGRIRELATLQAIGFRRRAILLSLVQEGVLLAAAASLLSGVIALTMLNGLAVRFTMGAFTLRIDSVAILVGCGVGLLLGVLGALPPALKALRESVAISLKAV; this comes from the coding sequence ATGCTGCTTCCCTGGGAATATGGCGTCCGCAACTTGGCGCGTCGTCCTGTCCGCACCGGCCTCACGCTGCTCGCCCTGGCGACGGTGGTGATGTTAGTGTTTGTCGTCGTCGGGTTCATTCGTGGACTGGAGCAATCGCTATCGGTCAGCGGCGATGACGACGTGGTTTTGGTCTACTCGGTCAACTCCGAAGAGAACATCGAAAACTCGTCGATCGCTGCCCGGTCTCCCGCGTTGTTGTCAGCCAGTTTGGGAGGAACCTGGAAGCGATTTGGAGTCGATCACGTATCGCCTGAACTGTATCTGGGAACACGCGTCTCGACCTCCGACCAAGAAAACGGACTGGGATTGGTTCGAGGTGTCACGTACCGGGCGCCGTTGGTGCGGCGTGGAGTGAAGATCGTCGATGGCGCGTGGCCCGAGCAAGGTGAAGTCATCGTCGGACGTTTGGCGTCGGCCAAATTGGGCAGCCACAGCGACGCGTTGGCGATCGGGCAAACGATTCAGTTCGAAGGGGCGACGTGGACCGTCAGCGGGCACTTCGCCGCCGAGGGTGCTGCCTATGAATCGGAGATCTGGTGCGATCTTTCCGCCTTTCAAACCGTGACCAAACGCCAAGATCTCAGCCTCGTCGCGATGCTGTTAGCACCCGGAGCGAGCGCCGCGGAGATCGAATTGTTCTGTAAAGAGAGAACCGATCTGGAGCTGAGAGCACTCCGCGAGAGCGACTATTACGCATCGCTTCAACAGCATTATCGTCCGGTTCGGTTGTTGGCTTGGTTTGTTGTCGCGTTGGTATCTGGAGCTGGCGTTTTCGCTGGATTGAACATGATGTATGGCGCCGTCGCCGGGCGGATTCGAGAGCTAGCGACGCTGCAAGCTATCGGTTTTCGGCGGCGTGCGATTTTGTTGAGCCTTGTGCAGGAGGGCGTCTTGTTGGCTGCCGCGGCTTCGTTGTTGTCGGGCGTGATCGCCCTGACGATGCTCAACGGCCTGGCGGTTCGGTTCACGATGGGAGCCTTCACATTACGAATCGATAGCGTCGCGATCTTGGTTGGTTGCGGCGTTGGATTGTTATTAGGAGTCTTGGGAGCGTTGCCACCGGCGCTGAAGGCTCTTCGCGAATCGGTGGCGATCAGTTTGAAAGCTGTTTAA
- a CDS encoding MotA/TolQ/ExbB proton channel family protein, protein MPNHHTLVWPAAASAGSATKRLAKPMLASHAAPNQAPRCATTAAAQPTAARSFAALAMMLAFAFSVPGTAAAQQFRQPGQSFQQQGFGQQGGFAPQPTAIPSIPPAAQPQPTAEAPAEEAGEESSSWVPGWASSLKAQISAGGLLMIPLGICSLIVIGLICERLISLRRGRVIPRPFVRRFREKLDDGQLDIEEANEVCNEFDCAVADVFIAAVKRTGRPMVEIEAAVFDALERTADGLRRYLRVFHAVSNVAPLIGLLGTVLGMIDAFETMASEAGAGHPELLAVGISQALVTTAGGLSVAIPAYLAYMYFSSRADGYLAEIERLSLGVIDAVSAESGGAASKTRRRKAA, encoded by the coding sequence ATGCCAAATCACCATACGCTCGTCTGGCCAGCCGCCGCCTCGGCTGGATCGGCAACGAAACGACTCGCTAAACCGATGCTAGCAAGCCACGCCGCACCGAACCAAGCACCCCGCTGCGCAACAACCGCCGCGGCCCAGCCGACCGCTGCGCGATCGTTTGCCGCCCTGGCGATGATGCTAGCGTTTGCGTTTAGCGTTCCCGGAACCGCTGCGGCGCAACAGTTCCGCCAACCGGGTCAATCTTTCCAACAACAGGGCTTTGGCCAACAGGGCGGGTTCGCGCCGCAACCGACAGCGATCCCATCGATCCCGCCAGCCGCTCAGCCGCAGCCGACCGCTGAAGCTCCGGCCGAGGAAGCTGGCGAAGAATCGTCGTCGTGGGTTCCGGGATGGGCGTCGAGCTTAAAGGCTCAGATCAGCGCCGGCGGATTGCTGATGATTCCGCTGGGCATCTGCAGCTTGATCGTGATCGGATTGATTTGCGAGCGATTGATCTCGCTGCGCCGCGGCCGCGTGATCCCACGCCCCTTTGTCCGCCGGTTCCGCGAAAAGCTGGACGATGGGCAATTGGACATCGAAGAGGCGAACGAGGTCTGCAACGAATTCGACTGCGCCGTCGCCGACGTCTTTATCGCGGCGGTCAAGCGAACCGGCCGTCCGATGGTCGAGATCGAAGCGGCTGTCTTCGACGCGTTGGAACGGACCGCCGACGGATTGCGACGCTATCTGCGTGTCTTCCACGCCGTCAGCAATGTCGCTCCTTTGATCGGGCTGTTGGGAACCGTGCTCGGCATGATCGACGCGTTTGAAACGATGGCGTCCGAAGCCGGGGCAGGGCACCCGGAATTGCTAGCCGTCGGGATCAGCCAAGCGCTTGTGACGACCGCCGGCGGGCTGTCCGTGGCGATTCCCGCCTACCTGGCCTACATGTATTTCAGCTCGCGAGCCGATGGCTATCTGGCTGAGATCGAACGCTTGTCATTGGGAGTCATCGACGCGGTCTCGGCCGAAAGCGGCGGAGCAGCGTCGAAGACGCGGCGACGAAAGGCTGCATAA
- the hmpA gene encoding NO-inducible flavohemoprotein: MLSEKTIEIVKQITPSVAANAETITCKFYQRMFAENPEVKAFFNQAHQHSGGQQKALAGAICAYFSNIDNLEALGPAVELVAQKHCSLGIQPEHYPIVGKHLLAAIKEVMGDGATEEVLGAAGEAYGVLAEICIGRENEIYQQQKSQPGGWNGYRELVVDRKVPESDEVTSFYLTADDGQPLPDHLPGQYITVQIEHPVTPTSPRNYSLSDQPGTGYYRISVKREAGADDDTPGGLISNYLHDAISPGDRISVGPPCGEFTICPMRAADRPVVFLAGGIGITPLLSMAKTLVAAKTEAPIYFLQAARNGNVHALGSEVQELATQGTNVQTRVLYDSPSERDLADKKCDSAGMISKELIQDWTPFATADFYFCGPKPFMASVHSILKDLVVDDSRMHYEFFGPKAELTA, from the coding sequence ATGCTGAGCGAAAAGACGATTGAAATTGTCAAACAGATCACTCCTTCGGTAGCTGCCAATGCGGAGACGATCACCTGCAAGTTCTATCAACGGATGTTTGCGGAGAACCCCGAAGTCAAAGCATTTTTCAATCAGGCCCATCAGCACAGCGGTGGCCAGCAGAAGGCGTTGGCCGGCGCGATCTGCGCCTACTTTTCGAACATCGACAATCTCGAAGCCCTCGGCCCGGCAGTCGAACTGGTTGCACAAAAGCATTGCTCCCTCGGGATTCAACCCGAACACTACCCGATCGTTGGCAAACACCTGTTGGCCGCGATCAAGGAGGTGATGGGAGACGGCGCGACCGAAGAGGTGCTTGGCGCCGCGGGCGAAGCCTACGGCGTGTTGGCTGAGATTTGTATTGGCCGCGAAAATGAGATCTACCAACAACAGAAATCGCAGCCCGGTGGATGGAACGGTTATCGCGAACTGGTTGTCGATCGCAAGGTTCCCGAGAGTGACGAAGTGACTTCGTTCTACTTGACCGCCGACGACGGCCAACCGCTCCCCGACCATCTGCCCGGTCAATACATCACCGTTCAGATCGAACATCCGGTCACGCCGACCTCGCCGCGAAACTACAGTTTGTCGGACCAGCCCGGCACGGGGTACTATCGGATCAGCGTTAAACGCGAAGCGGGCGCCGACGACGACACTCCCGGCGGTCTGATTTCGAACTACCTTCACGACGCGATCAGCCCTGGCGACCGAATCTCCGTCGGGCCTCCGTGTGGCGAATTCACAATCTGCCCGATGCGAGCTGCCGACCGCCCGGTGGTCTTCCTGGCCGGCGGGATCGGAATCACGCCTCTGTTGTCGATGGCGAAAACATTGGTCGCCGCCAAAACCGAAGCCCCGATCTACTTCCTGCAAGCTGCTCGCAACGGCAACGTGCACGCTTTGGGCAGCGAAGTCCAAGAACTAGCGACGCAAGGTACCAACGTCCAGACACGTGTGCTGTACGACAGCCCCTCCGAACGCGACTTGGCGGATAAGAAGTGCGATTCCGCTGGCATGATCAGCAAGGAACTGATCCAAGACTGGACGCCCTTCGCCACTGCCGATTTCTACTTCTGCGGACCGAAGCCATTCATGGCCAGCGTGCACTCGATCCTGAAAGATTTGGTAGTCGACGATTCGCGGATGCACTACGAATTCTTCGGCCCCAAAGCTGAACTGACAGCGTAG